The Oncorhynchus gorbuscha isolate QuinsamMale2020 ecotype Even-year linkage group LG06, OgorEven_v1.0, whole genome shotgun sequence sequence CGTCAAAATGGGAGGGGTGAAAGGATGGTTTGTTCTCAAATTAACTGGGATAGTGTTCTCTTTGATAGTACAGTGGGTGACTATGCACCAGGACATATGCAGTGGTTCTGCCTATTATCATATTCGCACAGCTTCAAACAATTAGAGTAACCTTGTGATCGTGTTTTGGAATGCCCTCAAGATACTGAGACATTGATTATGTCAAATTAAGGCAATGAGCCCTTTGAAGCTCCTACTCTGACATTTTCTCAGCTATTTACATTCATCAATGACAGAAAACAACCTCATCAGTGCAAAACTCAACTCCACCATGGCCCATTATGGATCCGGGAAGATGGGTGCATTTCCATAAAATATTCTTTATCAGACACAGGGAAATGGGCAAATGATCGGTCAAGTGAAAAAGCTGCATAGCGACTATAGCGCAGATCCCAAAGCAGATGTGAATATTCTCAATTAGGATTTCTTAAGCAGGAGAACGTGTTTCGTCGAGTGAGTTGGGAGTTTCTAGTGGCGTAAATGATCAGTTAagagccagtaactgaaaggtcgctagtTCGAATCCCCGAACCAACTAGGTGAAACATATGtggatgtgcccttgagcaaggtaattaactctaattgctcctgtaagttgctctggataagagtgtctgcttaaatgtaaaaatgtaaatgccaTCCCACTTTTCACATGTCACCTGGATGAGAGAGCACTTTACATTTGTAAATCAATAAGGAGAGAAGATCACACTTAAAAGGCTGTGTGCATGCGCGGAGGAGTGATTCACGCATGGATCCTCGGCTCAGTCAGGAACCATATAAGGAGAAGTGAGGGTTTCGAAATGTGCCACTCAGGAATTCGTTTGTGTTATCGGATGTTAGTCATGGTTTGCAGAGATGACAGTAAGGAATTTCAGTTCCgcaaaaaaaaaagtatattatGTATGTAACGTTACCTACCAGTACTCATGTATGTAACGTTACCTACCAGTACTCATGTATGTAACGTTACCTACTAGTACTCATGTATGTAACGTTACCTACTAGTACTCATGTATGTAACGTTACCTACCAGTACTCATGTATGTAACGTTACCTACTAGTACTCATGTATGTAACGTTACCTACCAGTACTCATGTATGTAACGTTACCTACTAGTACTCATGTATGTAACGTTACCTACTAGTACTCATGTATGTAACGTTACCTACCAGTACTCATGTATGTAACGTTACCTACCAGTACTCATGTATGTAACGTTACCTACTAGTACTCATGTATGTAACGTTACCTACCAGTACTCATGTATGTAACGTTACCTACTAGTACTCATGTATGTAACGTTACCTACTAGTACTCATTTATGTAACGTTACCTACCAGTACTCATGTATGTAACGTTACCTACCAGTACTCATGTATGTAACGTTACCTACCAGTACTCATTTATGTAACGTTACCTACCAGTACTCATTTATGTAACGTTACCTACCAGTACTCATGTATGTAACGTTACCTACCAGTACTCATGTATGTAACGTTACCTACCAGTACTCATGTATGTAACGTTACCTACCAGTACTCATGTATATAATGTTACCTACCAGTACTCATGTATGTAATGTTACCTACCAGTACTCATGTATGTCACGTTACCTACCAGTACCCATGTATATAATGTTGCCTACCAGTACCCATGTATATAATGTTGCCTACCAGTACCCATGTATATAATGTTGCCTACCAGTACCCATGTATATAATGTTGCCTACCAGTACCCATGTATATAATGTTGCCTACCAGTACCCATGTATATAATGTTGCCTACCAGTACCCATGTATATAATGTTACCTACCAGTACCCATGTATATAATGTTACCTACCAGTACCCATGTATGTAATGTTGCCTACCAGTACCCATGTATGTCACGCTACCTACCAGTACCCATGTATGTAATGTTACGTTTTCGTAAATGTAAATGCTAGCTTACGTTAGCTACCATAACTTTacaatgtattatttattattgaaTATTggaaatagtaataataattgaAATATCAAGTCATGGCGGTTCTAGTAGTTATGGAATTCCAATGCTGCTAGTGTTAAAAGACTCCTTTGAAATCCCCACTTCTCCTTATATGGTTCCTTTCAAAGCCCCCCACTTTTCCTGAGAGACACACTGCACTGAGAGATGACATTTCAGTAGGTGGCAGCATAGAGACCCTGAGGGATGACTGGTCTGAGAGATGACGTCACAGCTGGGCCCTATTGGTTTTGAGGGTGAAATGGTTTCCATTATGGTTCTCAGTTGGGAGATCTGCCTTCAAGGATCAGCCTGTCAGAATGGCATGCTTTAGCACTGATGGATATGACGTGTGACCGTTGACGATGTTAATTGATGTTAGATTTAGTATCCACTTGGTGATAATGTCATTTACTTGATGCAGTGGATGTGTTTACGAGCTGATTAAAGCGCCCTCCTGAGCCCTGCTTTGTTTCATGCTGTTCCTTTTATGGCTTTATTACTACAATCACAAAAGTTGTGGATATCTATCGCAATGGCCCACCATCATAAATCCCTGTCAGTAGCTAGGTGTCCATCCAACTGACAACAGGTTTTTATGCAAATATTCAAAAATCCACCTtaagaaaatatgcacattttcccaccagtggtgtgtttccaccaaGCAGATTAAAATCAGTGTGTGATGACATGGTGTACACAGAGTTTTTCGTGTAGCCTACCGAATAATAATCTATTTTTAACCCTActgatagttttgtcacaaacctttgcattaaatagcaaatgtgcctactctggtcttggtacgtgagctctagccaacagctcacagatatagTGCAAGTAGGCTCTGTGGGTAGGTTAGTCTACATGCTGAGATTATTTTGGATAAaaaccagaataagaccctcaacaTTTATTGGAAAGAAGCATCAAGCTCATATCGTGCACGTTCAGCACCCTGTGAAATTCGTCATAAttgatttaatctgtagcctaattaACTGCATGGATTCCAGAGTCAAATAAGCAACAGATCTGTATCGTCCACTAATATaggactattaaaggcccagtttttgtgaaaaaaatattttttacattttcttcCATTTTTATAGTTTTTCAAGTGGTGCTGCAGCACCCTTTTCACCCCAACTTCCCATGGCTATGGCTTCCATCACAGCTGTAATTATTCTTTTGTATGAGGTATGACTTTACTTGCAGAAAAGCTGTGGGTGGAAATGTGGTTTGTGAGACGACGGTTTGTTTTAGCGCTACACCTTTATAGTACAGGGGCCTTATGGTGTATTAAGATGGTAAGAGGTAGACGCTAGATGGCATACCAGATGTCATTGTTTTCAATTAAGTTAAAGTGctgactgtcagctttaatttgagggtattttcctcCACatcaggtgaaccgtttagaaattacagcactttttttaGGTTAGTCCCCCCAtgttaggggaccaaaagtattgggacaaattcacttatctGTATTAAAGCAGTCAAAAGCTAagcatttggtcccatattcctagcacacaatgatgACATCAAGCTTgcgactctacaaacttgttgcatgcatttgttgtttgttttggttgggttcagatgattttgtgcccaatagaaatttatggtaaataatgtattgtctcattttggagtcacttttattgtaaataagaattaaaTTTGTTTCTAAAcccttctacattcatgtggatgctaccataattatggatagtcctgaatgaatcatgagtaatgatgagtgagaaagttagaggcataaatatcatacccacccagatatgctaacctcccctgttattgcaatggtgagaggttagcatgtcttgggagtATGATATATATGCGTCTCTAACTTTCTTATTCACGATTCATTTGGGACTATCTGTAATCATATATATAATCATGGTAGCATGCACATTCACGTGGAAGTGTTTAGGAAACATATATGACTTATGTCTAGAAAGGGGATAGAACATTATAGCTGCTTCTCCAGTATGGACACAGCTGTTACCCAAACTATAGGCTGGCATTGGCAGACGACAGCGTGTCTTTAGATTGTGCCTTACACCCACTAATGACAGCTTTAGCAGTGAAGGGTAATTTAGGAGGGAGGGTTGACTACAGGGTGAGGTGTGTTACTCACGTTCAGGGTTCCCCAAGGCCTTGCTCTGCCTGCCAGGTTTCCTGCACTGTTACATTGTGGGCGGGTCAAAGATGGTATGGTATCACTGCTGTCCGAACACTAAAATGTCTCCTCTTTTTTTTAAGACCACGGATCTGAGAAGTCATAAGAGTAGGCGATGCAGATGTTGTTCGCTGAACTGTGCTTGTGGGATGAGGATTTGTGTTAACTCTTAGAGGCTTTAGCTTGGTGGGTTAATAGTATCTCTTGTGGGGTATCATTAAACCACCCAGGTTTAATACTTGGTATGTTACATAAACTAGGGGAAGAATGGAACCCACAGCTATAAACGAGCCATTCAACACATACCTCACGTAATTGTTGTCATGACATACTATCAAAGTTATTTACTCATATGTCCTCCACCACATACCTCTGCTCTGAAACATTACTCAGTGTTGAAGAAGCATGGCCAAACACTATCAATAGGACCCCAATAAGCCAGTTTATGTTTATAACCTGCCAGTTAAGATAGTGTTTTTGGTACGGTGATAGATATGCAGACTTCAAAGATCTACAACAAAGGCTCTCCCACTCCCCTTCTCACCATGCTGTGCTACCAGATGTAGATGGGAACAGTGGTCCTGCTTCGTTAAGGCTGTAAACCCTTGTAAAAGCCTTGTCCTTGACCCCAACCTGTTAATGTTTACTGGGCCTGATTAGGGAATGAACCTCACTTAACCTCTACCTCTGTGActtgtgtgtttttttgctgtgtctgtcaccAACAACCTCCCCCTCACTTACAATAATCAATTCACATTGTTCTGTCTCAAAACTGTAATGAGAATTTAAATAATGATGTAAGTGATTTTGTCAGCACAGAATCATGGATTATTAGAAACTATATTTCCCTTTATGTGTTTTTTACTTTAAAAGAAAATAATACAGCCCAATAATATTCCTCCTCACTGTGCTATAAACtgactgttctctcctccctataATCTCATAGTCCTTTCAGACAATTTTGAGCCTTAGTACAATGCTAAGTGAATGTACTACTGGTAAGAAGCACTAATGCTGTAGCAAAGTCATTTTTCTCCTCTGCTTGTTGGCTTTACACACTGTGAGCCAGCGGAAGGGGGTAGTGGTGGTAATTCATGCACACATGTGCCTGCCTGTTCACCCAGTGACAGGCCAGGGGAGGGGGACATGATAAATTGCCTTCCACCGGGGACCTCCATACACAGCCACCATGATGTGGGTAAAAATGGAAATCGCTCCCTttcaccatcattacatcagtataGGCCATTGTGTGTgggcctccacacacacacacacacacacacacacacacacacacacacacacacacacacacacacacacacacacacacacacacacacacacacacattcatgcatgcatgtacacaaacacacacatactcatgcaCAAACAAACTcacacatgtacacaaacacacacagaaagaagTTGAGTTTGACAATAGCTGTTGGTGAAACAAGAGGAGAGATCTCTGTAATATGGTATTCAGCTAAATAACCAACGACAGGGTGGATGTGTGTAGCTATCATTCAAAGGCCAAAATCATTTAGAAATTCTTCATTCATTCATATTCAAGAACATTTCCAAAGTATAGCTATGTATTTGCATGAGTTATAGATGCAACGTGGAAACACAAGCGTTTGATGGACAGATGAGCCAATAGATATAGATGTGTGGCAGTGATCAATGCTCTAGGACTGTTGTTCTCTGTTGTAGCCTGTCACTTCAGACACGCCCACTGTGTGTGACTTCTCGCCTTTCACACAGAATTAAGGAAATGGTACATTGCGCCTCACACCAGTTTGTGCCGGTAGAGGAGAATATCTTGGCCTTAGCTTGAAGCtattctcagctagctacaccgACAGCTAAGAACAGAAATACAAGATTTATAGGCCTGTCAACTATATATTCAGACACAACATATGTGTTTGATAAGGGTGGCACAAGACCTTAACATATTTATGAAAATAATTAAACTTCTGCTTTAATTCCACCATTTCCAAGTTTCCCAATTATGCAATTTAAAACATGAATGAATCATGTGGACTTGTAGTGAAACCCATTAGCTATTGGTATTTGAGTAATATAACCTATATCTTGATTGCAACATGTTATTCCTACCTCGGGCATAGGCCCATTTCGTAGGCCCGGTGTGGAAATATTCAGTGAAAAGCAATACCTACATGGCGACTTATGTCTTTAAAAATGTGGTTACTTTTTCTCTGATAAATGCAATAATCAAGGCATGATTACTGTACTAATAGACTGTCTATAACCATGTAATTTAATATTGGGTGACATTAAACTTAGCAAAAGGAAGCCAGGCTACACTTTAATAACATTTCCCATACAGAGCAAAGAAGCAGTAATGCCTATAAGCCAGCTGTTGATTCATTTCAATATCAAAAAATACCACGGAACTGCAAACCTGTGTAAATTCAAAATATGAATTGTCcacaatgcatgttttatatttattaATTAGTTCGCTTTTTAATTATATTATAGCCCTGAGTACAGTCGGGTGGATATTTAGAAGTTGGTGTGATAACATTCGTTAGTTTAAACTATTGATCATGGCATTTTAAAATGGTCCTGAACTTTTTGAACTCTGGAACACAATCATCTGACACTAGACAAGACTAATAATCCTGTAAATCTTTGAGAATCACTCAATGTTGTCTCTAAAAATCAGTCAATTTCCACCAACTATATTCAAGTGGGGCCAACGtggaaattgttaggttagagagACATTCTAAAAATCAGTTATGCGCAACGTTCAATAAGTAGTCCTAGACAACGTTATTCCCTTAGGCCTATGCATTGAAAAGCATTTTAGAGTTTTGCCCTCTGTTTTTAGTAGGCTATGGTATAGTCATAATGAACGGATCTTAAATGACTAGTGAATATTGAGACAATATATTATAAATTCAGAGATAGATATGCAAATAGCCTAACCGCATTTCTAAAGGAGGCGATATCGGTTTGTTGCTGAGGGAAACATTACGCAGGCACTGTCGAGAGACAATTTGTGCATCATCAAATATTGAAGTTCGGGATAAAACTATATATAGCCAACGAGACTCATTTGGGAATCTCCTGCTTAAATCACTACAGAAATAAATGTCAAAGCTCATCTGCAATCAACAATTATGGATGTATCCCGTTTTGGATCGCGCACACAACCATGATGTTCAGCTATAATAATTTATCTAAAATGCATTCGAAGTTGTGTGTTTAGTTTTAAAAGCCTATAGTGTTTCAACGTTCAACCATTTAAAATTAGGCCTATATAGTTTAGAAACAATGAATCATGCTAAAAATAGCATTTAGCCTACCCTATAGAAATAAAGTACTCTAAAAACGTAGCCTACTCGTAAATAACGTTAGTTATTCTGTATAGGCAACCAGTTAATAAGATTAACCTCCCAATCAGCACATTTCATGATGTCCATTAAAAATGTTTATGAAACCAGAAAATGTTTAATGAAATAGCATGTTAAAAATGTAGATAGTTGTTATAATCATAAAAGGAGGCACACGGAAATATGGAACAGAATTGTTTCTTATTTTTCCAGAATACATACAAAAAAAATACCAATTCTCTTTCCATGGTTTACACCTGAAAAATAACAACAATTTAAAATTATGTGGACAATTTGGGAGTTTAAGAAACAAACATGCATGTAAATAATTTTCTCAATGAGACATTAAATAAGAACAATACAATCATAGCAATTTCAAATGAACATCGAAATGAAAACCCTTATTTTAGCCTATTAGTATTCTACCATGTGTGTTTTCACTTTACCTATAGAGTTCAGTTTAAACATAATGCACTTCGAGTCTCTCAAATGTCTTCCATCTGTAGCTATTATCATCCGCCTTCAGCCGACATAAATAAATACCGAGTTCACGGATCCCGCCCTTAGGCTGAGCGTTGATATAAAAGTTTTTATATTTGCATTTTTATAACTATAAACTTTTCAAAAGTCAAGTGTGTTTCACTGGTATCCCAGCGCTGATGCTGTGGTGAGTCTCTGGCCGTACAGGGCATAGGGGGAGTAGTATGGCCCGGTGGCTgctgggacagggacaggggctCCGGTAGGCAGGGGACTCTTGGAGTACGGATGGTAACGGCTGCTTAGTCCCAACGCGTGATGCGGACTCCTCAGCGTCAGTGTCCCAGGGCTTCCAGGGCCTCCTGACTGTGGCATGTGCATGTGGCATGCCATCGCAGCAGCCGCAGCACTAGCTAACGATGAGGAATTAGGGTAACCAGATATCAACTTCTCCGCCCCGGTGAAGGCTGTGTGCGTCCTCAGGTGGTTCAGCAGCTCCTCGGATGAGGAGAAACGCTTGTCGCAGGGTCCGTTCGCCGACACCCAGTTACAGACGTGAGGAAGGGGGTCGTTGGGGAGCATGAAACCATAGGGGTACAAAGGATGTCCACTGAAAGATTGCGGAGAGGAGTGCATGCCGTGCAAAAGGTGTGTCGGGTACATGTGGTGGTACCCAGATTTCATCGCGTTAGCGGCCGCGGCAGCTGCGTTGTCGTGGCACTGCTGAGAGGCACTGGCAGCGCCCGCTAAGTGGCTGGCACAATGGTAACTTAAGCAGTAAGGGTCTCTACACAGGCTGGCTGACATGATGGAGGGTGGAGAGGCCCCGGCCAGGGGGCTGGATCCGGCCTTACTGCAGCCCATGCTTGCCAGCTGTGCGTTAACCAGGCTCCCGCCGTGAGGGAGGAAGTGTTGCGGATAACCAGCGTAGGCCCCTAAACTCCCGGGGTAGTGCATGCCAGCAGGCGGCAGGGGAAAAACTGTCTGACCCGGTTTGTAAGGAGAGACTGGGGCTACAAGTCCTGACCCGAGTCCGGAAGCAGATGAAACGGAGGTTAGAGAGGAGGATTCCGAAGACATGACTTTGGACCCAGGCGTTGTCTCCTGGTGCTGGTTCACCTCCACGTTAATTCCACCGCAACTCACGCTTATCCTGCTGTGGCTGTTAGTGGTTCCAGATCCGTCCGTTGTGCCATTTTTATTACAATCTGAATCTTTcttgtcctccctgtctccacacTTCCCCTCTGACGGCATGGGCGAGGCAGAAGTGCTAGAGTTGGGGCTGCCTGTCCGTGGCGTGAATGGCTGACAGGTGGCGCTCGGCACTCGGAAACCAGTCTTCTCTCCACTCGAGACGCCCGAGGACGAGTCCTTCTTATCTGACGGTTTGGAATAGGGTTTGAAGCTGGATTTGTCATCCACACCGATGTCACTCATTTTTAATGGACCGGATTTGGACTCCTTGTCACTAGATCCATTTGATGTTATAGAGGATAGTTTGGAGGAAGGAGGGGGGTCCGGTTTACCGATTTGAGAGCATGTCTGCGCCAGCAGTGCCAACGGACTCTTCTTAGCATCTAGCTGTAGAGAAAACAAAACCTATAATTTTACAAATAGAGTACTGAAAAAAATACACAAACATTAAACAATATAGGACTTTTGGTCGAAATGCAACCAGAAACGGAATGTCCGAGTCCTTATCCAAAATAATTGTGCGCAGTGCGCTGCTTTTACGCGAGAATAGCCGAGCTCTACGAGTAGATTTAAGATTACCAGTTTCTAAATTCATAACAATTTCCCTTACCAATCATCTTTATAATAGAATAGCCCACATTTCCACTTCAATATAATAAATAATGAGTTTTCATGTATGCTATTCCATGTCTTACATTCCGAGAACCGTTTCTATGTGTAATGCTTACAAAACAAACATGAAACTTTGAAGCATTTATTCTACTCTTTTTGAAAGCTTACCTCAATAGGGCTAATCGGGGTAGATGGTAACGGTTGAAGATACTCTGGATGCAAAATGTGTCCTGATCGTGCCGTAAGCATTTTCAAAACCTTGATGGGGACTCGGTTAGCTTGCCGTAGATGGTCCGACGGGGGAACGGAGTGAAGAAAAGGCTTGTTGATGATATTCCGAGAGTCGATGCTCTCCCAGACTAGATGAATACGACTATTTCTCAGAGCAGATACCGAGGGCGATGTGATCATGTCCCAATTCTCACGAAATTAGTCGGTAATTCATTTATCAGATTCATCAAGAAAAGCAAATACAACCTCTTTCGAAAATCAAGAGATTGATATTGCGTGTAATAATCCGTATAATGAGAGGAAACGAAGAAGGTGCGGTTGGTAAGCAGGAGGAAGGTAGACGAGAGTGAGTGCGAGGTTATCGCGGATCCGTGGCTGCGTCTTTCACCATGGGCATAGCGCGTTCTGTGTCTCCTGACTTGACCGCGCTCTATACTCCCGAAGTACGAACTGGTAGAAATGTTCACTTCAAAAGCATCTGAATTAGTCCGAGATTAAAGCCTTTGCCGCCTTCCAATCAAATGGGACCCCGAGGTGATTGGAGGGTCAAGGGGATGTGACGTTGCCTCTTTGTAAGCGCCTCTATATTGACAGCTCGGGGGAGGAGATAGTGAGGAGAAATAGTTGGGTTGTTGTGTGCGCTCTCACGGACTCTCACCATCCTTGAGGCAGGGCTTGTTTTGTTTTTTCAATGTCTAAAAAAGTATATAGACCCAAGTCTGGAAATAGTAGTCTTTCTGGCATTTTCAAAACAGTGAACGTATTTGGCTGTAGAGGTAGGCGATGTGGTAATGGTTATTACTGGAAGGCATATAGGCTACATGATATTTAGGAAATGGGAAATGTATTAATGAAACTATAGCCTGCATTAAATAGCCTAATTATTAGTTTGTTCTCTAGACCCTAATGCACTAATAAGCAATGTATTCGGCACCTTTTGAGCTATATTACCAAGATCTTTAATCAATAAATATAACCCTGTATCTTAGTTTACAGACATGTTCCTATATAAATTATATTCCACAACCAGAAGATCAACCACTTCAGCTTGAATTCCCCAATCAGACAAGCGTTGACAGGAACAGACCAATGCAGTGATGGAGGTATGTGAATGTCACATGTTTTCAGTATAATATACACCCCCCTTCTATTTCTATCTTCACGCCTCCGTCAACTGTCAATTCTGCTCCACCGCAATCAATCAGGTATTTGTCAGTGGCTGTCAATCCTGCCTTGATTTATGTCAGCTATTGTAGATGATTACATGCGAGCGTGGCTGCATGGGGAAAAGGA is a genomic window containing:
- the znf503 gene encoding zinc finger protein 503; protein product: MITSPSVSALRNSRIHLVWESIDSRNIINKPFLHSVPPSDHLRQANRVPIKVLKMLTARSGHILHPEYLQPLPSTPISPIELDAKKSPLALLAQTCSQIGKPDPPPSSKLSSITSNGSSDKESKSGPLKMSDIGVDDKSSFKPYSKPSDKKDSSSGVSSGEKTGFRVPSATCQPFTPRTGSPNSSTSASPMPSEGKCGDREDKKDSDCNKNGTTDGSGTTNSHSRISVSCGGINVEVNQHQETTPGSKVMSSESSSLTSVSSASGLGSGLVAPVSPYKPGQTVFPLPPAGMHYPGSLGAYAGYPQHFLPHGGSLVNAQLASMGCSKAGSSPLAGASPPSIMSASLCRDPYCLSYHCASHLAGAASASQQCHDNAAAAAANAMKSGYHHMYPTHLLHGMHSSPQSFSGHPLYPYGFMLPNDPLPHVCNWVSANGPCDKRFSSSEELLNHLRTHTAFTGAEKLISGYPNSSSLASAAAAAMACHMHMPQSGGPGSPGTLTLRSPHHALGLSSRYHPYSKSPLPTGAPVPVPAATGPYYSPYALYGQRLTTASALGYQ